The Bacteroidota bacterium genome contains a region encoding:
- a CDS encoding hydrolase, whose amino-acid sequence MKIAVDFDGTIVEHKYPEIGEEILFAFQTIKELQKMGHLLILWTYRAGNELEAAVKFCEENGVKFYAINKNYPEEVFDNTISRKINADLFIDDRNIGGFLGWSKIWQLLNPEASVEEEEKKISKKRRGLFGRR is encoded by the coding sequence ATGAAAATTGCAGTTGATTTTGATGGAACGATTGTGGAGCATAAGTATCCTGAGATCGGTGAGGAAATTTTATTTGCTTTTCAAACAATCAAGGAATTACAAAAAATGGGACATTTGCTAATTTTGTGGACCTACCGAGCCGGAAATGAGCTTGAAGCAGCTGTAAAATTCTGTGAAGAAAATGGTGTAAAATTTTATGCAATAAATAAAAATTACCCGGAGGAAGTTTTCGATAATACAATAAGTAGAAAAATAAATGCCGATTTATTTATTGACGACAGGAATATAGGTGGTTTTTTAGGTTGGAGCAAAATATGGCAACTGCTAAATCCGGAAGCAAGTGTTGAAGAAGAAGAAAAAAAAATATCAAAAAAGCGAAGAGGACTTTTTGGTCGTAGATAG
- a CDS encoding alanine racemase → MKINKPTLIIDKSKSLENIRMMCQKAKKNGVVFRPHFKTHQMLEVGEWYRKFGIEAITVSSVEMASFFAKAGWEDITIAFPCNILEIVEINQLASKIKLNVLIESIETLDFILQNIKNKLGIFIKIDIGGRRTGIIPENISLAEQIIEKLKDSRLLNFKGFLAHAGQNYIATSRQEIIANHLSGNKILSDIKKRFSNTNDEIKISIGDTPACSISEDFEGIDEIRPGNFVFYDLMQFKLGSCNLSQIAVAVVCPIVAIHKTRNQIVIYGGAVHFSKEHLLENDRNLFGYVVKFQANGWTIIKNCYLVSVSQEHGIVECSREFLGQISVGDIIGLLPVHSCLTVNLMRENYLVIRNEK, encoded by the coding sequence ATGAAAATTAATAAACCAACTTTAATTATTGATAAGAGCAAATCCTTAGAAAACATCCGGATGATGTGCCAGAAAGCTAAGAAAAACGGAGTCGTTTTTCGTCCGCACTTTAAAACGCATCAGATGCTTGAAGTTGGTGAATGGTATAGAAAATTCGGCATTGAAGCCATAACAGTTTCTTCGGTGGAAATGGCATCGTTTTTTGCAAAAGCAGGCTGGGAAGATATAACTATTGCTTTTCCATGCAATATTTTAGAAATTGTGGAGATTAATCAACTTGCATCAAAAATTAAGCTAAATGTTTTAATAGAATCAATTGAGACATTAGATTTCATTCTGCAAAACATTAAAAATAAGCTTGGTATTTTCATTAAAATCGATATTGGTGGCAGAAGAACTGGAATAATTCCTGAGAATATTTCTTTAGCTGAACAAATTATTGAGAAATTGAAAGACTCACGATTATTAAATTTTAAAGGATTCTTAGCTCATGCCGGGCAGAATTATATTGCTACAAGCAGACAAGAAATTATCGCAAATCATTTGTCAGGAAATAAAATTTTGTCTGATATTAAAAAACGATTTTCAAATACAAATGACGAAATCAAAATTTCGATTGGAGACACGCCTGCTTGTAGTATAAGCGAAGATTTTGAGGGAATTGATGAAATTCGTCCTGGTAATTTTGTGTTTTACGATTTAATGCAATTTAAACTTGGCTCATGTAATTTAAGCCAAATAGCTGTAGCTGTGGTATGTCCGATTGTAGCTATCCACAAAACGAGAAACCAAATTGTAATTTATGGTGGTGCTGTTCATTTTTCTAAAGAACATTTATTAGAAAATGACAGAAATCTTTTCGGATATGTAGTTAAATTTCAAGCAAATGGCTGGACAATTATTAAAAATTGTTATTTAGTTTCTGTTTCTCAAGAACATGGAATTGTTGAATGTTCCAGAGAATTTTTAGGTCAAATTTCAGTAGGTGATATAATTGGGCTATTGCCGGTTCATTCCTGCTTAACTGTGAATTTGATGAGAGAGAATTATCTGGTAATACGAAATGAGAAATGA
- a CDS encoding acyl-CoA thioesterase — MYVSEVNIRVRYNETDQMGYVHHANYACFYELGRTELFRKIGFPYSELEKSGVMLPVFSLKVNYLKPAFYDEKITIKTYLRKMPKVKLMFDYEIFNEKGILLNTGETSLAFINKETRIVMRAPQFLLNYFTKYFE, encoded by the coding sequence ATGTATGTATCCGAAGTAAATATAAGAGTACGATATAATGAAACTGACCAAATGGGATATGTTCATCATGCAAACTATGCATGTTTTTATGAACTTGGCAGAACTGAATTATTCAGAAAAATAGGTTTCCCATATAGCGAATTAGAAAAAAGTGGAGTAATGCTTCCGGTTTTCTCGCTAAAAGTGAATTACCTAAAGCCAGCATTCTACGATGAGAAAATTACGATTAAAACATACTTGCGTAAAATGCCAAAAGTAAAATTGATGTTCGATTACGAAATTTTTAACGAAAAAGGAATTTTGCTGAATACTGGCGAAACAAGCTTAGCCTTTATCAATAAGGAAACCCGAATAGTAATGAGAGCTCCTCAATTTTTGCTCAACTATTTTACAAAATATTTCGAATAA
- a CDS encoding alpha/beta hydrolase: MKSILNNKIISERYFFPRKDYFENPYWIDCGNANLGCKYFIKDKSAKTIIHFHGNGEIISDYFSGFVPKFHELGYNIFLFEYRGYGMSNGNPELVTILNDTELMIRQINLPLENIILFGRSVGSIYAIHAASCFPEISGLIIESGIANILERMLMRVTPVELNLDEDSFENEVLKHFDNESKISEFRGSSLFLHSEYDGLVDKTHAKKLFVAANEPKHLTIFPEGNHNTIISVNWHEYFNLIDNFIKKIEILPNSGK; the protein is encoded by the coding sequence ATGAAAAGTATTTTAAACAACAAAATTATTTCTGAAAGATATTTTTTTCCAAGAAAAGATTATTTTGAAAACCCATATTGGATTGATTGTGGCAATGCGAATCTTGGCTGCAAATACTTTATAAAAGACAAAAGTGCCAAAACAATCATACATTTTCATGGCAATGGAGAAATAATTTCAGATTATTTTTCGGGATTTGTCCCAAAGTTTCACGAATTAGGATACAATATTTTTCTTTTCGAATATCGTGGATACGGAATGTCTAATGGAAATCCCGAATTAGTTACAATCTTGAATGATACAGAATTAATGATTCGCCAAATAAATTTACCATTAGAAAACATTATACTATTTGGACGTTCAGTTGGCTCAATTTATGCAATTCATGCAGCATCGTGCTTTCCCGAAATTTCGGGATTGATAATTGAAAGCGGAATTGCAAATATTCTGGAACGTATGCTTATGAGAGTAACACCTGTTGAATTAAATTTAGATGAAGATTCATTCGAAAATGAAGTATTGAAACATTTCGACAATGAATCTAAAATATCGGAATTTCGTGGTTCAAGCCTGTTTCTTCATTCCGAATACGATGGTTTGGTTGACAAAACACATGCAAAAAAGCTATTCGTAGCAGCTAATGAACCAAAACACTTGACTATTTTTCCTGAAGGAAATCATAATACTATTATTTCGGTTAATTGGCATGAATATTTTAATCTTATTGATAATTTTATTAAGAAAATAGAAATTCTGCCAAACAGTGGTAAATAA
- a CDS encoding glycoside hydrolase family 13 protein, with the protein MNKIAFIFFVLTITFSLYSCNSQQNETLENNAISKTDIAYVPQWAKEAIWYQIFVERFRNGDSLNDPTIMDIRGTYPDEIPKSWKTTAWGSDWYKADKYFSESTLPDKWNNLQLRRYGGDLQGVLDKLDYLKSIGINAIYFNPLNDSPSLHKYDPRSWRHIDRNFGPSPEIDLKIISEENPIDPKTWQWTEADKMFLKVIDQCHKRGIKVLLDYSWNHTGSEFWAFKDVRKNGKNSQVANWFEIESFDDPNTKENEFSYSGWSNVKYMPEMKKIILSDPTEIPYKGNLYSKQAKQHIFSVAKRWLDPNSDGKFNDGVDGYRLDVAAEVPMGFWQEFRKEVKKINPEAFLLGEIWWKSWPDELLFPHNFLKGDMFDAIMNYRWFRPARHFFADAPTPMKPSEFVEALKDKLRDIDKNRSQTMMNLLASHDAPRISTSIYNNGVYKFKVKPYDNPEYKIDKPDEKTMKIQKMLLIHQFTFIGAPHIWYGDEIGMWGADDPDCRKPMVWQDIDYEDETHHPFGKNRAQDKVEQNLDLLNFYKNLIKIRKENPGLIYGDISFPVIDDINNVVAYSRKFESNQIIVVFNKSTESKTVKIPVEIENAFFNPLNEKEVLKPQNEFLTFDINAYEAKIFTQFKN; encoded by the coding sequence ATGAATAAAATAGCATTCATATTTTTTGTTCTTACTATAACATTTAGCCTCTATTCTTGCAATTCTCAGCAAAATGAGACACTTGAGAATAATGCGATTTCTAAGACTGATATTGCATATGTTCCGCAATGGGCTAAAGAAGCAATATGGTATCAAATTTTTGTTGAACGTTTCAGAAATGGCGATAGCTTGAACGATCCTACCATTATGGATATACGAGGTACATATCCTGACGAAATTCCAAAATCATGGAAAACAACAGCATGGGGTAGCGATTGGTATAAAGCAGATAAATATTTCTCCGAATCTACCTTACCGGATAAATGGAATAATTTGCAATTACGTAGGTATGGTGGAGATTTGCAAGGTGTTTTAGATAAGCTCGACTATTTAAAATCAATCGGTATTAATGCAATTTATTTTAATCCATTAAACGATTCTCCTTCCTTGCATAAATACGATCCAAGATCATGGAGACATATCGACCGCAATTTTGGGCCATCACCTGAAATTGATTTAAAAATTATTTCAGAAGAAAACCCAATCGATCCTAAAACCTGGCAATGGACTGAAGCCGACAAAATGTTCCTAAAAGTGATCGACCAATGTCATAAAAGAGGAATAAAAGTCCTGTTAGACTATTCATGGAATCATACTGGAAGCGAGTTTTGGGCTTTCAAAGATGTCCGAAAAAATGGAAAAAACTCTCAAGTGGCAAATTGGTTTGAGATTGAAAGTTTTGACGATCCTAATACAAAAGAAAATGAGTTTTCGTATAGTGGCTGGTCTAATGTAAAGTATATGCCCGAAATGAAAAAAATTATTCTTAGCGATCCCACTGAAATTCCTTACAAAGGAAATCTGTATAGCAAACAAGCAAAACAACATATTTTTTCTGTGGCTAAACGTTGGTTAGACCCAAATTCTGATGGCAAGTTCAACGATGGAGTAGATGGTTACAGGCTAGATGTAGCTGCAGAAGTCCCGATGGGATTTTGGCAAGAATTTCGAAAAGAAGTAAAAAAAATTAATCCTGAAGCTTTTTTACTTGGCGAAATTTGGTGGAAATCGTGGCCCGATGAATTGCTTTTTCCTCACAATTTTCTGAAAGGAGATATGTTTGATGCTATTATGAATTATCGTTGGTTCCGACCTGCACGTCATTTTTTTGCCGATGCCCCTACCCCAATGAAACCAAGCGAATTCGTTGAGGCTTTGAAAGATAAATTGCGAGATATTGATAAAAACAGATCACAAACTATGATGAATTTGTTGGCAAGCCACGATGCACCACGCATTTCCACATCAATATACAACAATGGAGTTTATAAATTTAAGGTCAAACCATACGACAATCCTGAATACAAAATTGACAAACCTGACGAAAAAACAATGAAAATACAGAAAATGTTATTGATTCATCAGTTCACATTTATTGGAGCTCCGCACATTTGGTATGGCGATGAAATTGGTATGTGGGGAGCAGACGATCCGGATTGCAGAAAACCAATGGTTTGGCAAGATATTGATTATGAAGACGAAACTCATCACCCTTTCGGGAAAAACCGTGCCCAGGACAAAGTTGAACAAAATCTTGATTTATTGAATTTTTATAAAAACCTGATTAAAATACGTAAAGAAAATCCAGGCTTAATCTATGGAGATATTTCTTTTCCTGTGATTGATGATATAAATAATGTTGTAGCTTATTCACGGAAGTTTGAGTCAAATCAAATTATTGTAGTTTTTAATAAATCCACAGAATCTAAAACTGTTAAAATTCCCGTTGAAATAGAAAATGCTTTTTTCAATCCGTTAAATGAAAAAGAAGTTTTAAAACCTCAGAATGAATTTCTGACATTCGATATAAATGCATATGAAGCAAAGATATTTACACAGTTTAAAAATTGA
- a CDS encoding SUMF1/EgtB/PvdO family nonheme iron enzyme: MIKRVLIFSLLLSFVIVGKSQKRIALVIGNSNYENSILPTAINDAYDFATALREVGFCVSYQKNLNLENMKLAIEDFSQKINEDDIALFYFSGYGIHMNDTNFLVPLETQIISSKHVEPSCINLEYLLSKMKTTENSMNIIILDACRNIPIKKLNLDYRAFSYTSAPLGSIIAFAAQPEKAVVETGGRNSLYTKSLISAIEMPDIPIEIFFDVVRNKVTKESTNTQISWESMSNTKDFFFVEEENGFDEDFYSDTENSSKKSCHYNMVFVAGGTFKIGSYNGDEDEKPVHPVTVGNFYIGKYEVTNIEFCEFLNDKGNQEVDGKLWLDISDKDCNIEKQGEFFTPKGGNDYLPVIEVTWHGAVEYCKWKGGRLPTEAEWEYAAQGGKKTKNYVYSGTSNEKLLFQYANFCDDSCSENWKNRNQNDKYNLSAPVGSFKPNELGLFDMSGNIAEWCMDWYSKEYYAMKKIYNPQGMESGKYKVLRGGSWNVSTNYCRTSNRAWNFPNDSYSDYGFRLLIPVE; this comes from the coding sequence TTGATAAAGAGAGTATTGATTTTTAGCTTGTTACTGTCATTTGTTATTGTTGGAAAATCTCAAAAAAGGATTGCCCTCGTCATAGGAAATAGTAATTATGAAAATTCCATACTTCCTACTGCAATCAATGATGCTTACGATTTTGCAACTGCTTTACGTGAAGTTGGTTTTTGTGTAAGCTATCAGAAAAATCTGAATCTCGAAAATATGAAGCTCGCAATTGAAGACTTTTCACAAAAAATAAATGAAGACGATATTGCATTGTTCTATTTTAGTGGATATGGAATTCATATGAATGATACAAATTTTCTGGTACCATTAGAAACACAAATAATATCATCAAAACATGTAGAACCATCATGTATCAATCTCGAGTATCTACTATCGAAAATGAAAACTACCGAAAATAGTATGAATATTATAATTCTTGATGCATGCAGAAATATCCCAATCAAGAAATTAAATTTAGACTATAGAGCTTTTTCATATACATCAGCTCCTTTAGGTTCTATAATTGCCTTTGCTGCCCAACCCGAAAAAGCTGTAGTAGAAACCGGTGGTAGAAACAGTTTATATACAAAAAGTCTGATAAGTGCAATTGAAATGCCCGATATTCCTATAGAAATTTTCTTCGATGTTGTTAGAAATAAAGTAACTAAAGAAAGTACAAATACACAAATCTCTTGGGAGTCAATGTCGAACACCAAAGACTTCTTTTTTGTTGAAGAAGAAAATGGCTTCGATGAAGATTTCTATTCTGATACTGAAAATAGCAGTAAAAAATCTTGCCATTACAATATGGTTTTTGTTGCCGGCGGTACATTTAAAATTGGCAGCTACAACGGCGACGAAGACGAAAAGCCTGTACATCCAGTAACTGTTGGCAATTTTTATATTGGCAAATACGAAGTAACTAATATAGAATTTTGTGAATTTTTAAACGACAAAGGTAATCAAGAAGTAGATGGCAAACTGTGGCTCGATATTTCTGATAAAGATTGTAATATCGAAAAACAGGGAGAATTTTTTACACCTAAAGGCGGAAACGACTACTTACCGGTAATTGAGGTTACGTGGCATGGAGCCGTAGAATATTGCAAATGGAAAGGTGGCAGACTACCAACCGAAGCAGAATGGGAATATGCCGCACAAGGCGGAAAAAAAACAAAAAATTATGTTTATTCCGGAACTTCCAACGAAAAACTACTTTTTCAGTATGCTAATTTTTGCGACGATAGTTGCAGCGAAAACTGGAAAAACAGAAATCAGAACGACAAATACAATTTATCGGCACCGGTAGGCAGTTTTAAACCTAATGAGTTAGGACTTTTTGATATGAGCGGAAACATTGCCGAATGGTGCATGGACTGGTATTCAAAAGAATATTATGCTATGAAAAAGATTTACAATCCGCAGGGAATGGAAAGCGGGAAATATAAAGTTCTTAGAGGAGGTTCGTGGAATGTCAGTACAAATTATTGCCGAACATCAAACAGAGCATGGAATTTTCCAAATGATTCATATAGCGATTATGGTTTTCGATTACTTATTCCTGTTGAGTAG
- a CDS encoding carbohydrate-binding domain-containing protein, with product MYKKILFAAIFILTIIGFTACEKSEDLLDDTEDAEEIVIVDDSDNHDDAEDYIWDSSEEIQIILNGSTITVNGTGATAEESTVTITSAGTYSLTGTLDDGQIIVNTEDEEIVRLILNGAGLNCSTNAPIYVLSAEKAMIVLADNSENYVTDGTSYIFENPEDDEPNAAIYSKSDLTIYGNGTLTVEGNYNDGITSKDGLIITSGTININSVDDGIRGKDYLIVKDGSITVEAAGVGIKSDNEDDTSKGYITIEKGEINITAGGEAIEAEKDVEIVLGEIVLSSGGKGINGTIGVFIDDGNFTISSVDDAIHSNGFITINDGSFVISSDDDAIHADYDLVINDGDINITNSYEGIESAEGDITINGGEIHIVSSDDGINSAANGNNYIYINGGYIVIDAEADCFDSNGSMEISGGTVFVSSSGVRGGTIVDCDSYTLDGGFMVGLSASSRHTAYPNTSSDQYSLVIDFSSSQQAGTLIHIQDSDGVDILTYEPTKEYEAFIFSSSDFISGSTYDVYLGGSSSGTATDGLYMDGTYTAGSKYASFTITSTVTIVN from the coding sequence ATGTATAAAAAGATTTTATTTGCTGCGATATTTATTTTAACTATAATTGGATTCACAGCATGCGAGAAATCTGAGGATTTGTTAGATGATACAGAGGATGCTGAGGAAATTGTTATTGTTGATGATAGCGATAATCACGATGATGCAGAAGATTATATTTGGGATAGCTCTGAAGAAATTCAAATAATATTAAATGGAAGTACAATAACTGTGAATGGAACTGGTGCCACTGCTGAAGAAAGCACCGTAACCATAACATCAGCGGGAACATACAGTTTAACCGGCACCCTTGATGACGGCCAGATTATTGTGAATACAGAAGATGAAGAAATTGTAAGACTCATCTTAAATGGGGCCGGCCTCAACTGCTCGACAAATGCTCCTATATATGTTTTGAGTGCAGAAAAAGCAATGATTGTTCTCGCAGATAATTCTGAAAATTATGTAACAGACGGAACATCATATATTTTTGAAAATCCGGAAGACGATGAACCTAATGCCGCTATTTATAGCAAGTCTGACCTTACTATCTATGGAAATGGCACCTTAACTGTTGAAGGAAATTATAATGATGGTATTACAAGTAAAGACGGATTGATAATTACAAGCGGAACTATCAATATTAATTCAGTTGATGACGGTATCAGGGGTAAAGATTATCTTATTGTTAAAGATGGAAGTATCACTGTTGAAGCTGCTGGCGTTGGGATAAAATCAGATAATGAGGATGACACTTCAAAGGGATATATTACAATTGAAAAGGGCGAAATAAACATTACTGCCGGAGGGGAAGCAATTGAGGCTGAAAAAGATGTGGAAATTGTGCTTGGAGAAATCGTTCTATCATCAGGTGGAAAAGGTATCAATGGGACAATCGGTGTATTTATTGATGATGGAAACTTTACAATTAGCTCTGTTGATGATGCAATTCACTCTAATGGATTTATAACAATCAATGATGGTTCGTTTGTCATCTCTTCTGATGATGATGCCATTCATGCCGACTATGACCTGGTCATTAATGATGGGGATATTAACATTACAAATTCATATGAGGGTATTGAAAGCGCCGAGGGAGATATCACAATTAATGGTGGGGAAATTCACATTGTATCAAGTGATGATGGCATTAATTCAGCAGCGAATGGCAACAACTACATTTATATAAATGGCGGATATATTGTGATTGATGCAGAAGCGGATTGTTTTGATTCGAACGGGTCAATGGAAATTTCAGGTGGTACTGTATTTGTGAGTAGTTCAGGAGTTCGGGGGGGGACAATAGTTGATTGTGACTCATATACTTTAGATGGTGGTTTTATGGTAGGATTAAGTGCATCATCCCGACATACGGCATATCCCAACACATCATCAGACCAATATTCTTTAGTTATAGATTTCAGTTCATCACAGCAAGCTGGCACACTAATACATATCCAGGACAGTGATGGGGTAGATATTCTTACTTATGAACCTACAAAGGAATACGAGGCATTTATTTTTTCTTCATCCGATTTTATTAGCGGATCAACATATGATGTCTATCTGGGAGGCAGTTCATCAGGGACAGCTACAGATGGGTTATATATGGATGGAACATATACTGCCGGATCGAAATATGCCAGTTTCACTATTACCAGCACAGTAACAATTGTAAACTAA
- a CDS encoding DUF1566 domain-containing protein has product MKKFYLLYFYILLLFSNQFAFSQNYPIVETNITDFYSNTAIISAPSIGDGFYGQDATYSGNNPSYTDNGDGTITDNVTGLMWAQDMGDKITFDTMFTMVEASEFAGYDDWRVPTVKDLYSLILFTGQVGPYNTAVEMFIDTNYFNQPLGDTAIGEREIDAQTWSATQYVGVTFENNETVFGVNFVDGHIKGYPKSRNGADVMMYSRMVRNNVDYGKNDFVDNGDGTISDLATGLMWQKADDGSVRDWEESLEYAEGLDLANYSDWRLPNIKELHSIVDYTRSPQTTQSPAIDPLFETTEILDPDGNSGQYGYFWSGTTFLWGSNPSESAAYIAFGEGQGKMFGVLMDVHGAGCQRSDLKSGNIEDYPQYGGPQGDVKYVFNYVRCVRDISIGSSINNYDENIDIKIYPNPMNDNCFIQLDRIYSNVSISLANSLGKYLIRLNETNTDKLTLSTEELSHGCYFLVINTDGKQVTKKIIK; this is encoded by the coding sequence ATGAAAAAGTTTTATCTATTATATTTCTACATATTGTTGCTGTTTAGCAATCAATTTGCATTTTCACAAAATTATCCAATAGTAGAGACAAATATTACCGATTTCTATAGCAATACGGCAATTATTTCAGCACCATCTATAGGAGATGGTTTTTACGGTCAAGATGCGACTTACTCTGGTAATAATCCATCATATACTGATAATGGAGATGGAACTATTACAGATAATGTTACTGGGCTAATGTGGGCTCAGGATATGGGGGATAAAATAACATTTGATACAATGTTCACTATGGTAGAAGCTTCTGAATTTGCTGGTTATGATGATTGGCGGGTTCCAACGGTAAAAGACCTCTATTCGCTAATACTATTTACAGGTCAAGTGGGACCTTATAATACAGCTGTAGAAATGTTTATAGATACTAATTATTTCAATCAACCATTAGGTGATACAGCAATTGGAGAACGAGAGATTGATGCTCAAACATGGTCAGCTACTCAATATGTGGGAGTCACTTTTGAAAATAACGAAACAGTGTTTGGAGTAAACTTCGTTGATGGGCATATTAAAGGATATCCTAAATCGCGTAATGGTGCCGATGTTATGATGTATAGTCGTATGGTTCGTAATAATGTTGATTATGGAAAGAATGATTTTGTAGATAATGGAGATGGAACTATAAGTGATTTAGCTACAGGATTAATGTGGCAAAAAGCAGATGATGGTAGTGTAAGAGATTGGGAAGAATCATTAGAATATGCTGAAGGATTAGATCTTGCAAATTATAGCGATTGGAGATTACCAAATATTAAAGAATTACATAGTATTGTGGATTACACCAGGTCACCCCAAACGACACAATCACCAGCTATAGATCCATTGTTCGAAACTACAGAAATTCTTGATCCTGATGGTAATTCTGGTCAATACGGCTATTTCTGGTCTGGCACTACTTTCTTATGGGGTTCAAACCCAAGTGAAAGCGCAGCATACATTGCATTTGGTGAAGGACAAGGGAAAATGTTTGGAGTTTTAATGGATGTTCACGGAGCTGGATGCCAAAGAAGTGATCTTAAAAGCGGAAATATAGAAGATTATCCTCAATATGGGGGACCACAAGGTGACGTTAAGTATGTTTTCAATTATGTTAGATGTGTAAGAGATATTTCCATTGGTAGTTCTATTAACAATTATGATGAAAATATAGATATTAAAATCTATCCAAATCCAATGAATGACAATTGCTTTATTCAACTTGACCGGATTTATTCTAATGTTAGCATCAGTTTAGCAAATTCACTCGGAAAATATTTAATTAGATTGAATGAGACAAATACAGATAAATTAACTCTAAGCACGGAAGAACTTTCCCATGGTTGTTATTTCCTTGTAATTAATACTGATGGCAAACAGGTGACAAAGAAAATAATAAAATAA